In Betaproteobacteria bacterium, the genomic window ACCGACTATGTAACGTAGCTTCATGGCAGCTTCCTTTCCTATCGAACGTTCGGAAAGTGGCTGACAAGCCGCTTTCCGCACTGCGCTCCCCTCTCCCTCCGGGAGAGGGGTTGGGGGTGAGGGAGCGAGCGGCAGGTCACTTACCGCAAGCTCGCCGACTGACGCATGCCATTTAACGCCAAAGCCACGGCGCATGACCACACAGGAAGTGCAACAAAGCGTTAGCGCTGTTACACCTGCGGCAGAACCAGGATCGCGCGGAAATCGTTCACGTTGGTGAGCGTCGGCCCGGTCGAGACCAGACCGTCGATCGCGGCAAAGAGCGTGTAGCCGTCGTTCGCCTGCAGCATCGCCTTGGAATCCAGGCCGAGCGCGCGGGCGCGCGCGAGCGAGTCCGGCGTTGCCATGCAGCCGGCATTGTCCTCGGTGCCGTCGATGCCGTCGGTGTCGGCCGCCAGGGCGTACACGTTCGCTTCCCCGTCGAGCGCAAGGGCGAGTGCGAGCAGGAACTCGGCATTGCGGCCGCCGCGGCCGTTACCGCGCACGGTCACGGTCGTCTCGCCGCCGGAAAGGAGCACGCACGGCGCCGGCACCGGCTCGCCGTGGCGCACGACCTGGCGTGCGATTGCCGCCATCACGCGAGCCACCTCGCGCGCTTCGCCTTCGATGCTGTCGCCGAGAATGACGGGGGTCACGCCGGCATCGCGCGCGCTGCCGGCGGCAGCGGTGAGGGCATCCTCGGGCGTTGCGAGCATCACCCATTCGGCGCGGCGCAGGCGTGGATCGCCCGGCTTGGGCGTCTCGTCCGCCGCGCGCTCCAGGTGCGCAACAACCGCGGCAGGCGCCGCGATGGCGTACTTCTCCAGCACCGCGCGTGCATCGGCGTAGGTGGTCGGATCGGCCACTGTCGGTCCCGAAGCGATCACGGCCGGATCATCGCCTGGCACGTCGGAGATCAGCAGGCTCGCCACGCGCGCGGGGTACGCCGCGACCGCGAGCCGTCCGCCCTTGATGCGCGAAAGATGCTTGCGCACGCAATTCATCTCGGCGATGTTGGCCCCGGAGCGCAGCAACGATCGATTGACCGCCTGCTTGTCCTCGAAGCTCACGCCCTCCGCGGGCAGCGTGAGCAGCGCCGAGCCGCCCCCTGAGAGCAGGCAAATGACGAGATCCTCGGCATCGAGCCCGCTCACGAGCGAAAGGATGCGCTCGGCGGCCGCGCGCCCGGCCGCATCGGGCACCGGGTGCGCCGCTTCGACAATTTCGATGCGCCGGCACGGTAGCGCGTGGCCGTAGCGGGTGGCGACCAGCCCCGAGAGCTCGTCCGGCCAATGTTGCTCGAGCACCGCGGCCATCGCGGCGGACGCCTTGCCAGCGCCCACGACGATAGTGCGTCCGGAGCCGGGCCGGGGCAAGTGCGCGGGCAAACAATGCTCCGGCAGCGCGGCCGAAACGGCCGCATCGAACATTCGCCGCAACAAGGTGCAAGGATCGACGGCGATCGACTGCGAGGTCATGGGATCGGCCGCAACATCGTTCAGCGCTTGGGCAAATGGGGGCGGATCCAGCCCAGGCCCGCGACGGTCGTGGTCTTCGGCTTGTACTCGCAGCCGATCCAGCCGCGATAGCCGATACGGTCGACGAAGTCGAACAGGAGCCGGATGCCCGCGGTTTGAAGCTTCGGCGCCGCGAACGCGAGATTGTCGACGAAGGTACGCCTGCAGCGCTCCGGGTCGGCACCCACCGGCGCGATGCCGGCCAGGCAGTTCACCTGCTTGCAGCGCAGCGCCGTGGCGTATTCGATCGTTTGGCCGACGCCGTCCTGGAATTCACCGACGCGATCGGGCAGGCAGGCGATGCCACGGCTGCCCTGTTCCCAATCGCCCGCGGGCATGTTGTGCAGAATCTGCTGCAGCTCATGGGCGGCGAGCTTTTCGGCGAGCTGCGCTTTCGGATAGGCGTAAGGAAACAGGTATTCCACGCCTTCGAAGCCTTCCTTCGCCGCCAGCTCGAATCGATCGAGAAACGACGCTTCGTTGAAAAGCAGCGTGAGGTTCGCACAGAACTTCGGCATCGCGTCCTCCGGAGGTTCGGAAGAAGCGTAGCACAGCGTCCCGGCCGCCCGGGCAGGCGCACGGATCAGGAAGAGGAAAGGGGCGACACGACGAAGGAAGCGGCGACGGGCGCGATGCAGGTAGGCACGAAAACGAATCGCGACCGATTCGGCCGCGATTCGTGGAGTCGCCGGAGGATTCGGAGCGAGTGCGTTACGCCGTGCGCCGGCGGCGGGCGGCGGCGAGCCCGGGAAGGCCGAGGCCCAAGAGGCCGAGCGTCGCGGGCTCCAGGCACCGCTCCTTTGCGATTCAGTATGCAATACGGATGCCGGCAATCGCGAGTTTGTCGTTGATATCTGTAAATATTTTGGACAGAAAGACACTCGACGGAACGCCGTGCAGGAAAACCATCACGCAGTCGAGCGAAGGTCTCGCTGATCGCCTACGCGATCAGCCGGATGTTCTGCATTGCTCGCTGCAGCTTGGCCTGCGTCGACTGTGGGCAGGCGAGTCGCAAGCGTCGATCGGAACGAAGCGCCGGCAACCGCGCACAAGCATCCCTCAATCCATTACTCTTACGAGGACGTAGCGCGGACGCGCCGCGGCTCCGGAAGCTGCGCCCGGGCGGGCGCATGCAGCCGATCGCCGTTTCCTGGAGGAGCACACTCATGGCCAGCGTACTGTCGCGTTACGAGATCGATGTCGAGGACGTCGAATACCTTCGGCACGGCGCCAAGCCTCTGCTCATGCGCCTGTTCAAGCCGCGGGGCGAAGGACCTTTCCCGATCGTCGTGGATGTGCACGGCGGTGCCTGGACCCGCGGCGACCGGACCGACGACACCCCGATCAACGATCCACTCGCTCGAAGCGGCGTGGTGGTCGCTGCGCTGGATTTCCGCCAGCCGCCCGATGCCGGCCACGACGGCGCTCCTGCGGACATCAACTACGCGATTCGGTGGCTCAAGTCGCGGGCCGGCGATTGGAAGGCTCGCGCCGATCGCATCGGCGTGATGGGCATCTCCAGCGGTGGCCAGCAGGTCATGATGGGCGCATTTCGCCATGCCGATCCGCGCTACGCGTCGATACCCTTGGCCGGCAAGGCCGGAATCGATGCCGCTGTGCAATGCGTGATCCTGTGCTGGCCGGTAATCGATCCGCTCGGCCGCTATGAGTACGCGAAGGGGCTCAAGGGCACATCCAAGCCGGGCGCCGAGCTCGCCGAACGCTGGATCGAGGCCCACGAGCAATACTGGGGCAGCGAGCAAGCCATGGCCGACGGTGCGGTGGCGCGTGCGCTCGAGCGCGGCGAAAAGGGCTCGATGCCGCCGGTCATCTATCTGCAGGGCACCGCGGACATCGCGCACCCGCGCCCTTATCTCGACAACTTCGTCGCGGCTTACCGCAAGGCGGGTGGCCGCGTAGAGCAGCAATTCTTCGAGGGCGTGGGAGAAGCGTTCGTCAAGAAGGATCCGAAGTCGGCCGCCTCGATCGCCTGCATCGACAAGATCGTCGAGTTCGTGCATCGCGAGCTCGACTGACGTCGCTCGGCCCGCCGGTGCTGCCGCGCCGGCGGGCCTGCCTGCATCTCAAGGCCCGTTCGCAGCCTCGGTTCCGTCATCATGTCTGTCGCGCGTGCGCCTGCCGTGCATTCGCCTCCGATAGAGGCAACCAGCGCTGGCGACGGAGCGTTTCGATCAGGGTCGCCTGACGCGCAACTTGCGATCGGCCAACACGGCGAAACAGCCGGCGAATGGCTCGAGTCCCCCTTCCTGGGCTATCGCGCGGATTCGACTTACAAGCGTTCATGAGGCTTGCCGATAGCCCGGCATCGAGAGCAGACTATCGCCGATCTCGATTCCATGTCTGTCCGGTGACGCGATGAATATCTTCAAGGCGATGGCGGTGACGAGTGTCGAGGAGGCGACGCGGTCGATTCCAGTGATCGACTTCGGGCCCGCGTTCCGAGAGGAACCCGCCGGACTCGATGCTGTGGCGGCACAGGTCCGCCATGCCTGCGAGCATGTCGGCTTTTTCTACCTGGCCGGCCACGGCGTGCCGCAGGCCATTATCGACGATGCGTTCGCGGCCTCGCGGGAATTCCATGCGCAGCCGCTCGAAGACAAGATGCGGCTCAAGATCAACGAGAACAACATCGGCTACCTGCCAGTCAACCAGAGCATGCAACGTGCTTCGACGGTTCACAAGGCTACCCGGCCGAACTACAACGAGAGCTTCTTCATCAGCCACGACCGCAGCGCCGATCATCCGGACGTCATGGCGGGAGCAACGCCCTTGCGCGGGCGAAACCAATGGCCCGAGGGCCATGAGCAGATGCGTGCTGCCATGATTCGGTACTTCAAAGCCCTCGAGCACGTGGGCGAGCAGATGTTGCCTGTGCTTGCCCGCGCCCTCGACATGCCGACCGGCCACTTCGCGCCCCTGTTCGATAACGAGGCGCACATCAATCTGCGCTTTCTCCATTACCCGCCCCAGGAGAGCCAAGACGACGAGCAATTCGGCCAGGGGCCCCACACCGACAACTCGTTCATCACCTTGCTCGCGCGCGAGGACGTGCCAGGCCTGGCGGTGCGGCTTCCGAGCGGCGAGTGGCTGCCTCCGCCCGTGATTCCGGGGACGTTGCTCGTCAACCTAGGCAACCTCATGAAGCGCTGGTCCAACGACCGGTTCGTCTCCACGCCTCACGGTGTGCTCAACGATTCGGGCAGCGACCGCTACTCGATCGCCTTTTTCTACAGCCCGAACCCGGCATCCGCGATCGAGTGTCTGCCAAGTTGCACGGGACCCGGCAACCCGCCGCGCTATCCGCCGGCGCTCTATCGCGACCTCATTCTCGCCTTCTTCAACGCGAACTACTTTCACCGCAAAGGATACGCCGCGCAAAAGGCGTCATGAGATCGTCGGGGGCTGTAACGACGAAGCGGATGGATCGTGAATGAAGGACGAGTAACCGAAACGCGCGAACGCCCGAATCGCCGGCGCCCGCGCGCGTACTCGAGACGATCACCTCCATCCGCAACCCCAGCAGCACCCGCGGTCCCAGGCGCCGGGATGCGGGCACTCATGCTTTCTCGGTGTGGCTTCAGCCCGCGCACCCGGGAGTAGAAGATCCACTCGCGCAAATTCTCTCCCGTAGAAACTAAAGCGAGCACACTTGCTCCGGATTTCTCAACGAGAGGTTCCAGGAGGTCCTCCATTGGAGCCATGGCTTCTCGCTCTTGCGTAATGGGCAGGCCAGAATCTGACTTGTATTTCCAGAGGCGAGCAAGCGCATCATCTGACGCCGAACGTT contains:
- a CDS encoding TIM barrel protein gives rise to the protein MPKFCANLTLLFNEASFLDRFELAAKEGFEGVEYLFPYAYPKAQLAEKLAAHELQQILHNMPAGDWEQGSRGIACLPDRVGEFQDGVGQTIEYATALRCKQVNCLAGIAPVGADPERCRRTFVDNLAFAAPKLQTAGIRLLFDFVDRIGYRGWIGCEYKPKTTTVAGLGWIRPHLPKR
- a CDS encoding alpha/beta hydrolase fold domain-containing protein, which produces MFCIARCSLACVDCGQASRKRRSERSAGNRAQASLNPLLLRGRSADAPRLRKLRPGGRMQPIAVSWRSTLMASVLSRYEIDVEDVEYLRHGAKPLLMRLFKPRGEGPFPIVVDVHGGAWTRGDRTDDTPINDPLARSGVVVAALDFRQPPDAGHDGAPADINYAIRWLKSRAGDWKARADRIGVMGISSGGQQVMMGAFRHADPRYASIPLAGKAGIDAAVQCVILCWPVIDPLGRYEYAKGLKGTSKPGAELAERWIEAHEQYWGSEQAMADGAVARALERGEKGSMPPVIYLQGTADIAHPRPYLDNFVAAYRKAGGRVEQQFFEGVGEAFVKKDPKSAASIACIDKIVEFVHRELD
- a CDS encoding DUF4147 domain-containing protein, which translates into the protein MTSQSIAVDPCTLLRRMFDAAVSAALPEHCLPAHLPRPGSGRTIVVGAGKASAAMAAVLEQHWPDELSGLVATRYGHALPCRRIEIVEAAHPVPDAAGRAAAERILSLVSGLDAEDLVICLLSGGGSALLTLPAEGVSFEDKQAVNRSLLRSGANIAEMNCVRKHLSRIKGGRLAVAAYPARVASLLISDVPGDDPAVIASGPTVADPTTYADARAVLEKYAIAAPAAVVAHLERAADETPKPGDPRLRRAEWVMLATPEDALTAAAGSARDAGVTPVILGDSIEGEAREVARVMAAIARQVVRHGEPVPAPCVLLSGGETTVTVRGNGRGGRNAEFLLALALALDGEANVYALAADTDGIDGTEDNAGCMATPDSLARARALGLDSKAMLQANDGYTLFAAIDGLVSTGPTLTNVNDFRAILVLPQV
- a CDS encoding VPDSG-CTERM sorting domain-containing protein, whose product is MAKERCLEPATLGLLGLGLPGLAAARRRRTA
- a CDS encoding isopenicillin N synthase family oxygenase, which codes for MNIFKAMAVTSVEEATRSIPVIDFGPAFREEPAGLDAVAAQVRHACEHVGFFYLAGHGVPQAIIDDAFAASREFHAQPLEDKMRLKINENNIGYLPVNQSMQRASTVHKATRPNYNESFFISHDRSADHPDVMAGATPLRGRNQWPEGHEQMRAAMIRYFKALEHVGEQMLPVLARALDMPTGHFAPLFDNEAHINLRFLHYPPQESQDDEQFGQGPHTDNSFITLLAREDVPGLAVRLPSGEWLPPPVIPGTLLVNLGNLMKRWSNDRFVSTPHGVLNDSGSDRYSIAFFYSPNPASAIECLPSCTGPGNPPRYPPALYRDLILAFFNANYFHRKGYAAQKAS